A single genomic interval of Psychroserpens sp. NJDZ02 harbors:
- a CDS encoding porin family protein, with the protein MKKLLCITAITIFGFTNAQAQVVEFGAKIGANFSSIYGDTNDNVELITSVINFGVYSEFALSEKLSFQPEIMYSIQGFSLTDDLTGTDNIVSLNYLNVPLMGKYHVTKGLSLEAGPQIGFLLSAKNEDIDVKDTFKSIDFGVNLGLEYKLENGLNFGARYNFGLLNINDIEGSSDKFRNGVAQFTIGYSLF; encoded by the coding sequence ATGAAAAAATTATTATGTATTACGGCAATTACCATTTTTGGTTTTACAAATGCACAAGCGCAAGTAGTGGAGTTTGGTGCTAAAATTGGTGCAAATTTCTCTTCTATTTATGGAGATACTAATGACAATGTAGAACTTATAACGAGTGTTATTAATTTTGGTGTTTATTCTGAGTTTGCATTATCAGAAAAATTATCTTTTCAACCTGAAATCATGTACTCTATTCAAGGTTTTAGTCTTACTGACGATCTTACGGGGACAGACAATATTGTATCATTAAATTACTTAAATGTGCCTTTAATGGGAAAATATCACGTTACTAAAGGACTGAGTCTTGAAGCAGGGCCACAAATAGGATTTTTGTTGTCTGCTAAAAATGAGGATATAGATGTAAAAGACACTTTTAAATCTATAGATTTTGGCGTTAATTTAGGATTGGAATATAAATTAGAAAACGGATTGAATTTTGGAGCACGATATAATTTTGGCTTATTAAATATTAATGATATTGAAGGGTCATCAGATAAATTTAGAAATGGGGTTGCACAATTTACTATTGGTTATTCTTTGTTCTAG
- a CDS encoding efflux RND transporter periplasmic adaptor subunit: MKKYIIYIAILAVGLLLGWFLFGGTSNNITEHKHNAEAETSQMWTCSMHPQIMQPEAGSCPICGMDLIPAESSAKGLLADQFKLTENAMALANIQTSIVGNGNTEDNAITLSGKIVENEDNTAIQPAHFDGRIEKLYVKSLGEKVNKGQAIAKIYSAALIAAQQELITTYSIRESQPQLYKAVQNKFKNWKIHGAQLDDVLKTGQVKTSFTIYSHVSGVVTEISVSDGAHIMNGKPIFKVSNLATVWANFDVYENQISQFKKGQNINVVTNAYPNKVFKGTVDFIDPILDTRTRTVKLRVVLNNKDQILKPGLFVEGKIKGITASKSDALSIPTTAVLWTGKRSVIYIKSNPNDPIFEMREITLGTQIGDNYQVLEGLNTGDEVVTNGTFTVDAAAQLQGKKSMMNKSVKSEPIAPSGNMKMTFPLIFKNEFKTTLPLYFSIKDALVASDFNKASEFAKTMLQKAQKINLKGLNQMELVHFNKTLSMLKAISENSTIEKQRAHFVILNENLVAIAMNIDDLKTTLYIQKCPMANNNKGAMWLSTEKDIKNPYYGEAMMTCGSIIEEIN, encoded by the coding sequence ATGAAAAAATATATAATTTACATAGCAATTTTAGCAGTTGGTTTACTATTGGGATGGTTTCTTTTTGGAGGCACTTCTAATAACATAACAGAGCATAAACATAATGCTGAAGCAGAAACTAGCCAAATGTGGACCTGCTCTATGCATCCGCAAATAATGCAACCAGAAGCTGGCTCCTGCCCTATTTGCGGTATGGATTTAATTCCTGCAGAAAGTAGCGCAAAAGGATTATTAGCCGATCAGTTTAAACTGACTGAAAACGCTATGGCATTAGCCAATATTCAAACGTCAATAGTTGGTAATGGTAATACAGAAGATAATGCTATAACATTATCAGGTAAAATTGTAGAAAACGAAGACAATACAGCCATACAACCTGCGCATTTTGACGGAAGAATAGAAAAACTATATGTCAAGTCATTAGGTGAAAAGGTTAATAAAGGTCAGGCTATTGCCAAAATTTATTCGGCAGCTTTAATTGCAGCACAGCAAGAATTGATAACCACTTATAGTATTCGAGAATCCCAGCCACAGTTATATAAAGCAGTACAAAATAAGTTTAAAAACTGGAAGATCCATGGCGCTCAATTAGACGATGTTTTAAAAACGGGTCAAGTAAAAACAAGTTTTACAATCTATTCTCACGTGTCTGGTGTTGTTACAGAGATTTCGGTTAGTGATGGCGCACATATTATGAATGGCAAACCCATTTTTAAAGTTTCTAATTTAGCAACAGTTTGGGCAAACTTTGATGTGTATGAAAACCAAATTAGTCAATTTAAAAAAGGACAAAATATTAACGTTGTGACTAACGCTTATCCTAATAAAGTATTTAAAGGCACTGTAGATTTTATAGATCCTATTTTAGATACTAGAACAAGAACCGTAAAATTAAGAGTAGTACTTAATAATAAAGATCAAATATTAAAACCTGGCCTTTTTGTTGAAGGAAAAATTAAAGGGATTACTGCTAGTAAATCAGATGCTTTGTCGATACCAACAACAGCTGTTTTATGGACAGGAAAACGCTCTGTAATCTATATTAAATCGAATCCAAACGACCCTATTTTTGAAATGCGTGAAATTACATTAGGTACTCAAATTGGTGATAATTATCAAGTTTTAGAAGGTTTAAACACTGGCGATGAAGTGGTAACCAATGGTACTTTTACCGTAGATGCTGCTGCACAATTACAGGGCAAAAAATCTATGATGAATAAATCCGTTAAATCAGAACCAATAGCGCCTTCTGGAAACATGAAGATGACATTTCCTCTAATTTTTAAAAATGAATTTAAAACAACACTACCGCTTTACTTTTCTATTAAAGATGCGCTTGTTGCAAGTGATTTCAATAAGGCTTCTGAATTTGCAAAGACAATGCTTCAAAAAGCACAAAAAATTAATCTAAAAGGCTTAAACCAAATGGAATTAGTTCATTTTAATAAAACGTTATCCATGTTAAAAGCTATTTCTGAAAACAGTACTATTGAAAAGCAACGTGCTCATTTTGTAATACTCAATGAAAATTTAGTTGCCATAGCAATGAATATAGATGATTTAAAAACAACATTATATATTCAAAAATGCCCGATGGCAAACAATAATAAAGGTGCGATGTGGCTAAGTACTGAGAAAGATATTAAAAATCCGTATTATGGAGAAGCCATGATGACTTGTGGTAGTATCATTGAAGAAATTAATTAA
- a CDS encoding heavy metal translocating P-type ATPase: MKHTYHIHGMTCNGCRSHVEDTLLKVKGVLKATVDLEKAEATIEMESHIALETFQEALKNDGGRYSIHNLGDHNHAKNNSTTSVNINKGQGTGTFYCPMHCEGDKTYDKSGDCPVCGMDLVEEQNLSTNTTEQWTCPMHPEIVKDEAGACPICGMDLVPMKPDVSAEEKTYNKLLKKFWIAVVFTVPVFLIAMSEMIPNNPLYTILEQKQWNWVQFTLSIPVVFYATWMFFERAYRSIKTWNLNMFTLIGIGAGVSWLFSVFGLFFPDVFPAQFKTESGAVHVYFEAATVILTLVLLGQLLEARAHSKTNSAVKELLKLAPNKATKIVNDEAIEVSIDKIILHDILKVKPGDKIPVDGIITEGNTTIDESMISGEPLPVDRSKGDKVSGGTINGNQTFLMKAEKIGSDTLLSQIIKMVNDASRSRAPIQNLADKVSGYFVPVVVIISLITFSIWAIWGPEPIYVYAFVNAIAVLIIACPCALGLATPMSIMVGVGKGAQNGVLVKNAEALERMAKVDTLIIDKTGTITEGKPTVEKAATFNTVLTDKEVLQYIVSLNSNSEHPLAEATVKYGKEQNTKVLKSEGFSAVTGKGVEATINNKKVALGNPKMMDYVKAEITPEMEEEAKTYQQQGKTVSYLSMDKTVVGYVVIGDKIKATSAKAIKDLQDRGVAVIMLTGDNYDTAQAVALELNLTDFKASMLPENKLQEVTKLQEQGKIVAMAGDGINDAPALAKSDVGIAMGTGTDVAIESAMITLVKGDLHGIVKAQHLSEAVMTNIKQNLFFALIYNTIGIPIAAGVLFPFFGILLSPMIAALAMSFSSVSVIANALRLRNIKI; the protein is encoded by the coding sequence ATGAAACACACATATCACATACACGGTATGACTTGCAACGGATGTCGCAGTCATGTTGAAGACACCCTTTTAAAAGTAAAAGGTGTTTTAAAAGCTACAGTAGATTTAGAAAAAGCGGAAGCTACGATAGAAATGGAATCACATATCGCCTTAGAAACCTTTCAGGAGGCTTTAAAAAACGATGGTGGTCGATACAGCATACATAATTTAGGAGACCATAATCATGCTAAGAACAATAGTACCACGTCCGTAAACATAAACAAAGGACAAGGTACCGGTACTTTTTACTGTCCGATGCATTGCGAAGGCGATAAAACCTATGACAAATCTGGCGATTGCCCAGTATGCGGAATGGATTTAGTCGAAGAACAAAACCTATCTACCAACACTACAGAGCAATGGACCTGCCCAATGCATCCAGAAATAGTAAAAGATGAAGCTGGAGCCTGCCCTATTTGCGGTATGGATTTAGTACCCATGAAACCAGATGTTTCCGCAGAAGAGAAAACCTATAATAAACTATTAAAAAAATTCTGGATTGCAGTGGTGTTTACCGTACCTGTATTTTTAATTGCCATGAGCGAAATGATTCCAAATAATCCATTATATACCATTTTGGAACAAAAACAGTGGAATTGGGTTCAGTTTACACTGTCTATCCCTGTGGTTTTTTATGCCACTTGGATGTTTTTTGAACGCGCATATAGAAGTATTAAAACATGGAATCTAAATATGTTTACACTTATCGGAATTGGGGCTGGTGTCTCTTGGCTTTTTTCGGTATTTGGACTATTTTTTCCAGATGTTTTCCCTGCTCAATTTAAAACAGAATCAGGCGCTGTACATGTTTATTTTGAAGCAGCAACCGTTATTCTAACGTTAGTGCTTTTAGGGCAATTATTAGAAGCCCGTGCGCATAGTAAAACCAATTCCGCAGTAAAAGAGTTACTAAAATTAGCCCCAAATAAAGCAACAAAAATAGTAAATGACGAAGCTATTGAAGTTAGTATTGATAAAATCATATTGCATGATATTCTTAAAGTAAAACCAGGTGACAAAATTCCTGTAGATGGTATTATAACTGAAGGAAATACAACTATTGACGAATCAATGATTTCTGGAGAACCGCTTCCTGTAGATAGATCTAAAGGTGATAAAGTAAGCGGAGGTACTATTAACGGGAATCAAACTTTTTTAATGAAAGCAGAAAAAATTGGGAGCGACACCCTACTCTCTCAAATTATAAAAATGGTGAATGATGCTAGTAGAAGTCGTGCGCCAATTCAAAACTTAGCAGATAAAGTATCTGGTTATTTTGTACCTGTAGTGGTAATTATTTCTTTAATAACATTCAGTATTTGGGCTATTTGGGGACCAGAACCAATATATGTGTATGCATTTGTAAATGCCATTGCAGTGTTAATTATTGCCTGTCCTTGTGCTCTAGGTTTAGCGACACCAATGTCTATAATGGTTGGTGTGGGTAAAGGTGCACAAAATGGTGTCCTAGTTAAAAACGCAGAAGCTTTAGAAAGAATGGCTAAAGTAGATACTTTAATTATTGATAAAACAGGAACCATTACCGAAGGAAAGCCAACCGTAGAAAAAGCAGCTACCTTTAATACGGTTTTAACGGATAAAGAAGTACTACAATACATAGTGTCTTTAAACAGTAATAGCGAACACCCTTTAGCTGAAGCCACAGTAAAATATGGTAAAGAGCAAAACACAAAAGTTTTAAAATCCGAGGGATTTAGTGCTGTTACCGGTAAAGGTGTTGAAGCGACTATAAATAATAAAAAAGTAGCCTTAGGAAATCCTAAAATGATGGATTACGTAAAGGCTGAAATCACTCCTGAAATGGAGGAAGAAGCTAAAACCTATCAACAACAAGGGAAGACTGTTTCTTATCTATCCATGGACAAAACAGTAGTAGGTTATGTAGTTATTGGAGATAAAATAAAAGCCACGAGTGCAAAAGCTATTAAAGATTTGCAAGATAGAGGTGTTGCAGTAATAATGTTAACTGGTGATAATTATGATACAGCACAAGCTGTGGCTTTGGAATTGAATCTGACCGATTTTAAAGCAAGCATGTTACCAGAAAATAAATTACAAGAAGTAACCAAATTACAAGAGCAAGGAAAAATAGTTGCAATGGCGGGAGATGGAATTAATGATGCACCTGCTTTGGCAAAAAGTGATGTTGGTATCGCCATGGGAACAGGAACAGATGTAGCTATAGAAAGTGCAATGATAACTTTAGTTAAAGGAGATTTACATGGTATTGTAAAGGCACAACACTTAAGCGAAGCGGTAATGACAAATATTAAGCAAAACTTGTTTTTTGCATTGATTTATAACACCATCGGAATACCAATTGCAGCAGGTGTTTTGTTTCCGTTTTTCGGAATTTTGTTATCACCAATGATTGCAGCATTAGCAATGAGTTTCAGTTCAGTATCAGTAATAGCCAATGCGTTACGTTTAAGAAATATTAAAATATAG
- a CDS encoding TolC family protein codes for MTNSIKKVLHFIVFSFSLFFVHSVNSQELETYITTALENNPDIQTFELQYNIANEKVNEVNALPNTEFSAGYFVSEPETRTGAQRFKVSAKQMLPWFGTITSRENYASALADAKYEDIVIAKRKLIVSVSESYYKLYVNKAKQAVLTENIELLDTYETLALTSVEVGKASAVDVFRLQIRQNELEQLQQVLEYDFLAEQTAFNKLLNRDNTIEVSIVASLTMPSEPLEITFQNLALHPELLKYDKLFASVEKSELLNQKESSPMIGFGLDYIAISERPNMTFNDNGKDIVMPMVSVSIPIFNKKYKSKTKQNKLQQQEIEFQKQDRLNTLETLLEKAINDRKSARISYNTQVKNLKQAKDAESILVRSYETGTIDFNDVLDIQELQLKFQINQIESIKNYYLQTIIINYLTK; via the coding sequence ATGACAAATTCTATTAAAAAAGTACTGCATTTCATTGTTTTTAGTTTTTCACTTTTCTTTGTTCACTCTGTAAATTCTCAAGAACTAGAAACATACATTACTACTGCTTTGGAAAACAATCCTGATATTCAGACATTTGAATTACAGTATAACATAGCTAATGAAAAAGTAAACGAAGTGAATGCACTTCCTAATACCGAATTTAGTGCTGGTTATTTTGTCAGTGAACCAGAAACACGCACAGGAGCGCAACGCTTTAAAGTATCTGCAAAACAGATGCTACCCTGGTTTGGCACTATTACTTCCCGTGAAAATTATGCGAGTGCACTGGCAGATGCCAAATATGAAGACATCGTAATTGCAAAACGAAAGTTAATCGTTTCTGTGTCTGAATCTTACTATAAATTGTATGTTAACAAAGCGAAACAGGCTGTCTTAACAGAAAATATTGAATTGTTAGATACTTATGAAACATTGGCTTTAACATCTGTTGAAGTTGGAAAAGCATCTGCAGTTGATGTCTTTAGGTTACAAATTCGTCAGAATGAATTAGAGCAATTACAACAGGTTTTAGAATACGATTTTTTAGCAGAGCAAACCGCTTTTAACAAGCTTTTGAATAGAGATAATACTATTGAAGTTTCTATTGTGGCGTCATTAACAATGCCTTCCGAACCACTTGAAATTACGTTTCAAAATTTAGCATTACATCCAGAACTATTGAAGTATGATAAATTATTTGCTTCCGTAGAAAAATCAGAACTACTAAACCAGAAAGAAAGTAGCCCAATGATAGGTTTTGGTTTAGATTATATCGCCATTTCAGAAAGACCAAATATGACTTTTAATGATAACGGAAAGGATATAGTTATGCCAATGGTTTCGGTGTCTATTCCTATATTCAATAAAAAATATAAATCGAAAACCAAGCAAAACAAATTACAACAGCAAGAAATCGAATTTCAAAAACAAGACCGTTTAAACACGCTAGAAACACTATTAGAAAAAGCCATAAACGACAGGAAATCAGCTAGAATCAGTTACAATACACAAGTAAAAAACTTAAAACAAGCTAAAGATGCCGAATCTATTTTGGTAAGAAGTTACGAAACTGGTACTATTGATTTTAATGATGTATTAGATATTCAGGAACTACAATTAAAGTTTCAAATTAATCAAATAGAATCTATTAAAAACTACTATTTACAAACTATAATTATTAATTATTTAACTAAGTAA
- a CDS encoding four helix bundle protein, whose amino-acid sequence MGRSILKDKSYAFAILIVKLSQLLVTEQKEYVLSKQLLRSGTAVGALIREAEFAQSKADFIHKMSIALKEANETLYWIDLLKDTNYINKQQYENHFNLNKELVAMLVSSIKTSKSRL is encoded by the coding sequence ATGGGAAGAAGTATTTTAAAAGATAAAAGTTATGCCTTTGCTATTTTAATTGTGAAATTATCTCAATTACTAGTTACAGAACAAAAGGAATATGTTTTAAGTAAACAACTTTTAAGAAGTGGAACAGCTGTTGGAGCGTTAATTCGTGAAGCGGAATTTGCACAGAGTAAAGCAGATTTTATTCATAAAATGAGTATTGCTCTTAAAGAAGCCAATGAAACTTTGTATTGGATCGATTTATTAAAAGACACTAATTATATTAATAAACAGCAATATGAAAATCATTTCAATTTAAATAAAGAATTGGTAGCTATGTTGGTTAGTTCCATAAAAACATCAAAATCTAGATTATAA
- a CDS encoding efflux RND transporter permease subunit encodes MLNRSIKFLIENKLVAVLLLALFIGWGTVNAPFNWDSGFLPSDPVAVDAIPDIGENQQIVFTKWDGRSPQDIEDQITYPLTSSLLGIPGVKTIRSSSMFGFSSIYVIFEEDVEFYWSRSRILEKLNSLPSNLLPEDVNPALGPDATGLGQIFWYTLEGRDADGNVTGGWDLQELRSIQDYYVKYGLSSASGVAEVASIGGYVQEYQVDVNPELMRQYNIGLNQVVKAVKNSNQDIGAQTLEINQAEYLVRGLGYVKSVEDIENAVVTSADFTAIKIKDIGKVTLGPAARRGILDKEGAEVVGGVVVARYGANPMEVITNVKAKINELKGGLPSKVLADGRTSQLTVVPFYDRSELIVETLDTLNEALTLEILITILVIIIMVFNLRASILISGLLPVAVLMVFVAMKLFNVDANIVALSGIAIAIGTMVDVGVILAENMIRHLDDNENVIPTARGTSNEESLQNNHNAVENNKLSINEIIYNATAEVSGAILTAVLTTIISFVPVFTMIGAEGKLFRPLAFTKTMALSASLVIALFLIPPFAAYLFRKTTLKNSFRYFLNGVLILAGIAIIINGFWLGLLLVAFGITGLLGVLKRLDKKKINLINIIISSIAIVCLLAEYWRPLGFNRSIIVNLIFVAIICFGILGVFSVFRRYYSQILNWALANKVLFLIIPATVLISGFWIMKNTGKEFMPSLNEGSFLLMPTSLPHAGVEENKRVLQQLDMAVATIPEIETVVGKAGRTDSPLDPAPLSMYENMIQYKSEYMRNSEGKRQRYKVNADGMFELKNGMSLRAEQSEAWQSLNAKEQLIEDNNGEYYRNWRPEIKSPDDIWNEIVRVTKLPGVTSAPKLQPIETRLVMLQTGMRAPMGIKVKGQDLKQIEAFGLELERLLKQAEGVKIEAVFADRIVGKPYLLIDIDREKIARYGISIADVQSVLKVAIGGMALTQTVEGRERYAVRVRYPRELRGNPEDIKDIYIPVETGSPVPLSELATIKYEQGPQVIKSEDTFLVGYVLFDKLDGFAEVDVVENAQALFQQKIESGDLIVPKGVSYKFTGTYENQLRAEKTLSVVVPLALAIIFLILYFQFKSVSTSLMVFTGITVAFAGGFIMIWLYGQDWFFNFSLFGENMRDLFNMKTINLSVAVWVGFIALFGIATDDGVVMATYLTQTFDREKPSDKKSIRAAALHAAEKRIRPCLMTTVTTILALLPVLTSTGKGSDIMIPMAIPIFGGMVIDITSYFIVPVLYSWREEIKVKRLK; translated from the coding sequence ATGCTAAATAGAAGCATTAAATTTCTAATAGAAAACAAACTCGTAGCCGTATTATTGCTCGCCCTTTTTATTGGTTGGGGAACTGTAAACGCACCTTTTAATTGGGACAGTGGCTTTTTACCAAGCGATCCTGTTGCTGTAGATGCCATTCCTGATATTGGCGAAAACCAACAAATTGTATTCACAAAATGGGATGGTCGATCGCCTCAAGATATTGAGGATCAAATTACCTATCCATTAACCTCTTCCCTATTGGGTATTCCTGGAGTAAAAACCATTCGTAGTTCGTCTATGTTTGGATTCTCTAGTATCTACGTCATTTTTGAAGAAGATGTTGAGTTTTACTGGAGCCGTAGTCGTATTTTAGAAAAGTTAAATTCTTTACCAAGTAACTTATTGCCAGAAGATGTAAATCCTGCTTTAGGACCGGATGCTACAGGTTTAGGGCAAATATTTTGGTACACTTTAGAAGGTCGTGACGCAGACGGAAACGTCACTGGTGGTTGGGACCTACAAGAACTAAGAAGTATTCAAGATTACTATGTAAAATATGGTTTATCTTCTGCTAGTGGTGTTGCTGAAGTCGCTTCTATTGGTGGTTATGTTCAAGAATATCAAGTCGATGTTAATCCCGAATTAATGCGCCAATACAATATTGGTTTAAACCAAGTTGTAAAAGCGGTTAAAAATAGTAATCAAGACATTGGTGCACAGACCTTAGAAATTAATCAAGCCGAATATTTAGTACGTGGTTTAGGCTATGTAAAATCTGTTGAAGATATTGAAAACGCTGTGGTGACTTCCGCCGACTTTACGGCTATTAAAATTAAAGATATTGGTAAGGTTACCTTAGGTCCTGCTGCACGAAGAGGGATTTTAGACAAAGAAGGTGCAGAAGTTGTTGGTGGTGTTGTAGTGGCAAGATATGGCGCCAATCCGATGGAAGTCATTACCAATGTAAAAGCAAAAATTAACGAGCTTAAAGGCGGTTTACCATCTAAAGTGTTAGCAGATGGACGCACCTCTCAATTAACGGTGGTTCCTTTTTACGATCGCTCAGAACTAATTGTAGAAACCTTAGACACGCTTAATGAAGCATTGACGCTAGAGATATTAATTACCATTTTGGTGATTATAATAATGGTTTTTAATTTAAGAGCTTCTATTTTAATTTCAGGATTACTACCAGTTGCTGTTTTAATGGTTTTTGTTGCCATGAAACTGTTTAACGTAGATGCCAATATTGTGGCGCTTTCGGGTATTGCTATTGCTATTGGAACTATGGTTGATGTTGGTGTCATACTCGCCGAAAACATGATTCGACATCTGGACGACAATGAAAATGTCATTCCGACAGCGCGAGGCACGAGTAACGAGGAATCTCTTCAGAATAATCACAATGCTGTTGAAAATAATAAGTTGTCAATAAACGAAATCATATACAACGCTACTGCGGAAGTATCTGGTGCTATTTTAACTGCCGTTTTAACTACTATTATCAGTTTTGTACCCGTATTTACTATGATTGGTGCAGAAGGGAAATTGTTTAGACCTTTAGCCTTTACAAAAACGATGGCATTATCAGCCTCTTTGGTAATCGCCTTGTTTTTAATTCCCCCTTTTGCAGCGTATTTATTCAGAAAAACAACATTAAAAAATTCCTTTAGATATTTTTTAAATGGCGTTTTAATACTTGCGGGAATTGCAATTATTATTAACGGTTTTTGGTTAGGATTACTCTTAGTCGCTTTTGGTATCACTGGTTTACTAGGTGTTTTAAAGAGATTAGATAAGAAGAAAATAAATCTAATAAATATTATTATTTCTTCGATTGCAATTGTATGTCTACTTGCCGAATATTGGAGACCGTTAGGTTTTAACCGCAGTATCATTGTCAATCTTATTTTTGTTGCTATTATATGCTTCGGAATTTTAGGTGTGTTTTCTGTTTTTAGAAGGTATTATAGTCAGATTCTAAACTGGGCTCTAGCCAATAAAGTGTTGTTTTTAATAATTCCTGCGACCGTTCTTATATCTGGATTTTGGATTATGAAAAATACAGGAAAAGAGTTTATGCCTTCCTTAAATGAAGGGTCGTTTTTATTAATGCCAACCTCCTTGCCACATGCTGGTGTTGAAGAAAACAAACGTGTGCTTCAACAATTAGACATGGCGGTTGCGACTATTCCAGAAATTGAAACTGTAGTGGGAAAAGCTGGTAGAACAGATTCGCCTTTAGATCCTGCGCCTTTATCCATGTATGAAAACATGATTCAATATAAATCGGAATACATGCGCAATTCCGAAGGAAAAAGACAACGTTATAAAGTGAATGCTGATGGGATGTTTGAGTTGAAAAACGGAATGTCATTGCGAGCAGAACAAAGTGAAGCGTGGCAATCTCTTAATGCAAAAGAACAACTTATCGAAGATAACAACGGTGAATATTACAGAAACTGGCGACCAGAAATTAAAAGTCCTGATGATATTTGGAACGAAATTGTACGCGTCACCAAATTACCAGGCGTGACGTCTGCACCAAAATTACAACCTATTGAAACCAGATTGGTCATGTTACAAACCGGTATGCGTGCGCCAATGGGAATTAAAGTAAAAGGTCAAGATTTAAAACAAATTGAAGCCTTTGGCTTAGAATTGGAACGTCTACTAAAACAAGCGGAAGGTGTTAAAATAGAAGCTGTTTTTGCAGATAGAATTGTTGGTAAACCTTACTTACTAATTGATATCGATAGAGAAAAAATAGCACGCTATGGCATTTCAATAGCAGATGTACAAAGTGTTTTAAAAGTTGCTATTGGCGGTATGGCATTAACACAAACCGTTGAAGGACGAGAACGTTATGCTGTAAGAGTGCGGTACCCAAGAGAGTTACGTGGTAATCCGGAAGATATAAAAGATATTTATATTCCTGTAGAAACGGGTAGTCCTGTTCCTTTAAGTGAATTGGCAACCATTAAATACGAGCAAGGTCCACAAGTCATAAAAAGTGAAGACACTTTTTTAGTAGGTTATGTCTTGTTTGATAAATTGGATGGTTTTGCAGAAGTTGATGTTGTAGAAAATGCACAAGCCTTGTTTCAACAAAAAATAGAGTCCGGAGATCTAATTGTTCCAAAAGGGGTCAGTTATAAATTTACTGGAACTTATGAGAATCAATTACGAGCAGAAAAAACATTGTCTGTTGTTGTTCCGTTAGCATTGGCTATCATCTTTTTAATACTTTATTTTCAGTTTAAATCTGTTAGCACATCATTAATGGTATTTACCGGAATTACGGTTGCATTTGCTGGTGGTTTTATCATGATTTGGTTATACGGTCAAGATTGGTTTTTCAACTTTAGCTTGTTTGGCGAGAATATGCGAGACCTTTTTAATATGAAAACCATTAATTTAAGTGTCGCAGTTTGGGTCGGTTTTATTGCACTATTTGGTATTGCTACAGATGATGGTGTAGTTATGGCTACCTACTTAACACAAACTTTTGATCGCGAAAAACCGTCTGACAAAAAAAGTATTAGAGCTGCTGCTTTACATGCTGCCGAAAAACGTATTCGTCCGTGTTTAATGACTACAGTAACCACCATTTTAGCGTTGTTACCCGTTTTAACATCCACAGGTAAAGGAAGCGATATTATGATTCCGATGGCTATTCCAATATTCGGAGGGATGGTTATTGACATTACCTCCTATTTTATTGTCCCAGTTTTATATAGCTGGAGAGAAGAGATTAAAGTGAAAAGATTAAAGTGA
- a CDS encoding HYC_CC_PP family protein, translating into MKQVLHKIMSFAMALVVLLSTMSFTFNMHYCGDTLVETALFQKAKGCGMEMTQPAKEGCVITKKSCCSDEQLVVDGQNELKLNLDQVSLEQHFFIASFVYTYINLFEGVKNNTVSFETYQPPLVRTQIFKLDETYLI; encoded by the coding sequence ATGAAGCAAGTATTACATAAAATAATGTCTTTTGCAATGGCTTTGGTAGTGTTACTATCTACAATGTCATTTACATTTAACATGCATTATTGTGGTGATACTTTAGTAGAAACAGCGTTGTTCCAAAAAGCAAAAGGCTGCGGTATGGAAATGACACAACCGGCAAAAGAAGGTTGTGTTATTACAAAAAAAAGCTGTTGTAGTGACGAACAACTTGTTGTGGATGGTCAAAATGAGCTTAAGCTTAATTTAGATCAAGTGTCGTTGGAGCAACATTTTTTTATAGCTTCATTTGTTTACACGTATATCAATCTTTTTGAAGGTGTAAAAAATAACACCGTTTCTTTTGAAACGTATCAACCACCACTCGTCAGAACTCAAATCTTTAAGTTAGACGAAACGTATTTAATCTGA